The Methanolacinia petrolearia DSM 11571 genome has a segment encoding these proteins:
- a CDS encoding metal ABC transporter solute-binding protein, Zn/Mn family translates to MHCSVKGLILTAIILISFALSCGCTGGEDSSASAGGEKVKVTVTILPQEQFVESVGGDNVDVFVLVPPGADPHSYEPTPSDLAEVSDSDIYVIVGSGIEFELTWLDKIRELNPGITIINSSEGVDLVYSDTEGGADPHIWLSPRNAVKMAENIRDGLSEFDPSGTDYYAENTAAYIGELEDLDSEISDEINASGVKVVMVSHPAWTYFARDYGLEQIAISEEGKEPTPAGIKELVDEAIENNVSTIFVSPEFSSTDADAIAAEIDGKVAIVDPLAEDYLGNMRTVSKAFSGGDDS, encoded by the coding sequence GTGCATTGCTCTGTAAAAGGTCTGATTTTAACAGCGATAATTCTCATTTCATTTGCACTCTCATGCGGGTGCACCGGGGGAGAGGACAGCTCCGCATCAGCCGGCGGGGAGAAAGTAAAAGTGACGGTTACCATCCTTCCGCAGGAGCAGTTCGTCGAAAGTGTCGGCGGGGACAACGTTGATGTATTCGTCCTCGTCCCGCCCGGTGCCGATCCGCACTCGTACGAACCGACACCCTCCGATCTCGCCGAGGTCTCGGATTCGGATATCTATGTTATCGTCGGTTCGGGAATCGAGTTTGAACTAACATGGCTCGACAAAATAAGGGAACTGAACCCCGGAATCACAATAATCAATTCGTCTGAAGGCGTAGACTTGGTGTACAGCGACACCGAAGGCGGTGCAGATCCGCATATCTGGCTCTCTCCCAGGAATGCAGTTAAGATGGCTGAAAACATCCGCGACGGCCTTTCGGAATTCGATCCGTCCGGAACAGATTATTATGCCGAAAATACGGCAGCATATATCGGCGAACTCGAAGATCTCGACAGCGAAATATCGGACGAGATCAATGCTTCAGGCGTTAAGGTCGTCATGGTCTCCCATCCGGCATGGACATACTTTGCCCGCGATTACGGCCTTGAGCAGATCGCGATCTCCGAAGAAGGAAAAGAGCCGACTCCCGCCGGAATAAAAGAGCTTGTCGACGAGGCAATAGAAAACAACGTGAGCACGATATTCGTATCCCCTGAGTTCAGCTCCACAGATGCCGATGCTATAGCAGCAGAGATCGACGGGAAAGTTGCCATTGTCGACCCGCTCGCCGAAGATTATCTCGGGAACATGAGGACGGTTTCCAAGGCATTTTCAGGAGGAGATGACTCATAA
- a CDS encoding DUF3089 domain-containing protein — translation MNIISGDETGLENLRGQELGIPQKLPPFDPERDVPEAPDYSNPNCWLTMPEHFTKEKQPVDVFWVYPTILSDDSTYLMDLADPLLREKAEWTLVEQASIFDGQANIFAPFYRQNNVKINPLMLTAVKPIFSLGQQDIIAAFEYFMKNFNRGERPIIIAAHSQGSVRTVELAKAGELLFGDEESLKRLVAAYTIGYSITQEDLDINPLMRISEDATDTGCFILYNTISDEKDKEKEGPTIIPGAFVVNPLNWRCDEEFAPAGMNIGAAFFRHKDPANPARYPNFAAAQKVGNALVITDISNPEELPATSVTFPKGVYHMYDYAIFYENLRKNVADRVSAYMEKNRA, via the coding sequence ATGAATATCATATCAGGCGACGAAACCGGTCTTGAAAATCTCAGGGGGCAGGAGCTCGGCATACCGCAGAAGCTTCCTCCCTTCGACCCGGAAAGAGATGTACCCGAAGCCCCGGATTACTCAAATCCCAACTGCTGGCTTACCATGCCGGAACACTTCACCAAAGAAAAGCAGCCTGTCGATGTCTTCTGGGTCTACCCGACGATCCTCTCCGACGATTCGACATACTTAATGGACCTCGCAGATCCGTTGCTCAGGGAGAAAGCCGAATGGACGCTTGTCGAGCAGGCCAGTATATTCGACGGGCAGGCGAACATATTTGCTCCATTCTACAGGCAGAACAACGTGAAGATCAATCCCCTGATGCTCACCGCTGTAAAGCCGATATTCAGCCTCGGACAGCAGGACATTATAGCCGCGTTCGAGTACTTCATGAAGAACTTCAACCGAGGTGAGAGGCCCATAATCATCGCCGCCCACAGCCAGGGGTCCGTCAGGACCGTCGAACTTGCAAAGGCCGGTGAACTCCTGTTCGGTGATGAAGAATCATTAAAGCGGCTCGTTGCCGCATATACCATCGGTTATTCGATTACACAGGAGGATCTCGACATAAACCCGCTGATGAGGATTAGCGAAGACGCGACAGATACCGGGTGCTTCATCCTCTACAATACGATATCCGACGAGAAAGACAAGGAAAAAGAGGGCCCGACGATCATCCCCGGAGCATTCGTAGTAAATCCCCTCAACTGGAGATGCGACGAAGAGTTTGCCCCTGCCGGGATGAACATCGGAGCGGCATTCTTCAGGCACAAAGATCCCGCAAACCCGGCAAGGTACCCAAACTTCGCCGCCGCACAAAAAGTCGGAAACGCACTAGTGATAACCGATATATCGAACCCCGAAGAGCTCCCTGCAACGAGCGTCACCTTTCCTAAAGGAGTATATCACATGTATGATTACGCAATATTCTACGAGAACCTGAGAAAAAATGTCGCGGATCGGGTCAGTGCATACATGGAGAAAAACCGCGCCTGA
- a CDS encoding immunoglobulin domain-containing protein, whose protein sequence is MNSKIISLLIISAAIFCVICPAQAEADAGQSEQITITALGDGSYYNGEVITFSGTDTESDYVYLFITGPNLNADGAKLDDPGTAAISGNEGTFARAVVDSDDTWEYELVGSRNFDAGSYTIYAVTEPKNKEDLSSGEYDTVSIIIKKPFITVQLSEPVIKRGEELTITGSAEGNPHFVAVWVLGYDYWNGAETGSMVTVVPEDDSSYEYVLSGDETAKMEDGEYYVVVQHSMYNDEFNVVTEPASSGDGVIVTGIATVDQKSTGDSFYISGKYALRGADAAEALIDEINSADIDDTYTMCTFKVEGQSGSYQSDSNTDNSIFAAIGNFFDGIFG, encoded by the coding sequence ATGAATTCCAAAATTATTTCTCTGCTGATAATCTCGGCAGCGATATTTTGTGTGATATGCCCTGCACAGGCGGAAGCGGATGCGGGACAGTCGGAACAGATTACAATCACGGCATTGGGAGACGGTTCGTATTATAACGGAGAAGTGATCACGTTCTCAGGAACAGATACCGAATCTGATTACGTATACCTGTTTATCACAGGACCGAATCTTAACGCAGATGGCGCCAAACTTGATGATCCCGGTACGGCAGCTATAAGCGGAAACGAGGGTACTTTTGCCAGGGCGGTGGTAGATTCAGACGACACCTGGGAATATGAGCTTGTCGGTTCCAGGAATTTTGATGCAGGAAGCTACACCATATATGCCGTTACAGAACCAAAGAACAAAGAGGACCTGTCGTCGGGTGAATATGACACCGTATCGATCATAATAAAGAAGCCGTTTATTACGGTACAGTTATCCGAACCGGTTATCAAAAGAGGCGAAGAATTAACGATTACAGGTTCTGCGGAAGGAAACCCGCATTTCGTCGCCGTCTGGGTTTTAGGTTATGATTACTGGAACGGTGCAGAAACTGGTTCGATGGTTACGGTCGTGCCCGAAGACGACTCATCATATGAATATGTACTTAGCGGAGATGAGACTGCAAAGATGGAAGACGGCGAGTATTATGTTGTCGTTCAGCATTCGATGTACAACGACGAGTTCAACGTCGTTACAGAGCCGGCCTCCTCGGGAGACGGAGTAATAGTTACCGGAATCGCGACGGTAGACCAGAAAAGCACAGGCGATAGTTTCTATATCAGTGGTAAATATGCACTGAGAGGTGCAGATGCTGCAGAGGCGCTTATCGATGAGATAAACTCGGCCGACATAGACGACACATATACCATGTGCACGTTTAAGGTGGAAGGACAGTCCGGCAGTTACCAGTCGGACAGTAACACAGACAATTCAATCTTTGCAGCGATCGGAAATTTCTTTGACGGGATATTCGGATAA
- a CDS encoding immunoglobulin domain-containing protein translates to MNSKLISTLIIVTAIFCIMCPAQAEGQIKVTALGDGSYFFDEVIELSGTNTASDNVYLFITGPNLNPNGEKPDEFGRAAITGDEDTFIKTPTDVDGTWEYALDAGGLSLSYGTYTIYAVTEPNNKGDLSGGMFDTVTIVLKKPETRTKVEAAAETAENKDITITALGDGSYYNGEEITFSGTDTLSDSIYLFITGPTLDANGDKLDEPDTAAITGNEGTFVRVDADVDNTWEYKLDTTRIDFNPGTYTVYAVTEPNNKEDLSGGTYDTVSIVIKRPFISVKVSEPVIKRGEELVITGNAEGEPQAITIWVLGFNYWNGAKTGSMVTVVPEDDSSYEYVLSGDETAKMDDGEYYVIAQHPMYNDVFDVTTGADGDGILVSCLTDPGFYIWGTDNRLRGVDAEEMLIEEIDSADVDDTYAKCTFKVEGQAGSSTDNSIFSSIGEFFAGVFGSN, encoded by the coding sequence ATGAATTCTAAATTGATCTCCACATTAATTATAGTTACAGCGATTTTTTGTATAATGTGCCCGGCACAGGCCGAAGGACAGATAAAAGTCACGGCACTGGGGGACGGTTCGTACTTTTTCGATGAAGTGATCGAACTCTCTGGAACGAACACAGCATCCGATAATGTGTACCTTTTCATCACCGGACCGAACCTCAACCCGAACGGAGAAAAACCTGATGAGTTTGGCAGGGCGGCGATAACCGGCGATGAGGACACTTTTATCAAAACTCCGACAGATGTCGACGGCACATGGGAATATGCACTTGATGCCGGCGGGCTTAGTCTTTCATATGGTACTTACACCATCTATGCCGTAACAGAACCGAATAACAAGGGGGACCTGTCGGGCGGCATGTTTGACACGGTAACTATTGTCCTGAAGAAGCCGGAGACCCGGACAAAAGTGGAGGCGGCCGCAGAAACAGCTGAAAACAAGGATATTACAATCACAGCATTGGGAGACGGTTCATACTATAACGGTGAAGAGATCACGTTCTCAGGAACAGATACCTTATCCGATTCCATTTACCTGTTTATCACGGGGCCTACCCTTGACGCGAACGGCGACAAGCTCGATGAACCGGATACAGCAGCAATAACAGGGAACGAAGGTACCTTTGTCAGGGTTGACGCGGATGTCGACAACACATGGGAGTACAAGCTTGATACCACCAGGATTGATTTTAATCCCGGTACTTACACCGTATATGCCGTAACCGAACCGAATAACAAGGAAGACCTGTCGGGCGGTACATATGACACGGTATCGATCGTGATCAAGAGGCCGTTTATTTCCGTGAAGGTCTCCGAACCGGTTATCAAAAGAGGCGAAGAACTTGTAATTACTGGCAATGCCGAGGGAGAACCGCAAGCGATCACCATCTGGGTTCTCGGTTTCAATTACTGGAACGGTGCCAAAACCGGTTCGATGGTGACAGTTGTTCCCGAAGACGACTCCTCATATGAATATGTGCTCAGCGGAGACGAGACAGCGAAGATGGACGACGGGGAATATTACGTAATTGCCCAGCACCCGATGTACAACGATGTGTTTGATGTGACCACAGGGGCAGACGGAGACGGGATATTAGTATCCTGTTTAACTGACCCCGGTTTTTATATCTGGGGAACTGACAACAGGCTTAGAGGTGTTGATGCCGAAGAGATGCTTATCGAGGAGATAGATTCGGCCGATGTCGACGACACATATGCCAAATGCACGTTTAAGGTAGAAGGACAGGCAGGCAGCAGTACTGACAATTCAATATTTTCATCGATCGGGGAATTTTTTGCAGGGGTATTCGGATCGAACTGA